A portion of the Halopelagius inordinatus genome contains these proteins:
- a CDS encoding NuoI/complex I 23 kDa subunit family protein: MIGILKGMATTMKHALDGQTFTVEYPDVAPEVSPRFRGVHKFSQERCIWCRQCENVCPNDTIQIVQDEQRNGEQYNLHIGQCIYCRLCEEVCPVDAILLTQNFEFTADTKDDFVYNKEQLKNVPWYKDIDPLNSRNPDRDAWIGEGEGEVDYQ; the protein is encoded by the coding sequence ATGATCGGAATTCTGAAAGGCATGGCAACGACGATGAAGCACGCATTGGACGGACAAACGTTCACGGTCGAGTATCCGGACGTCGCCCCCGAGGTGAGTCCGCGATTCCGCGGCGTGCACAAGTTCAGCCAAGAGCGCTGTATCTGGTGCCGCCAGTGCGAGAACGTCTGTCCGAACGACACGATTCAGATCGTTCAAGACGAACAGCGAAACGGCGAACAGTACAACCTCCACATCGGGCAGTGCATCTACTGCCGCCTGTGCGAGGAGGTCTGTCCCGTCGACGCGATACTGCTCACGCAGAACTTCGAGTTCACAGCCGACACGAAAGACGACTTCGTGTACAACAAAGAGCAGTTGAAGAACGTGCCGTGGTACAAAGACATCGACCCACTCAACTCCCGGAATCCCGACCGCGACGCGTGGATCGGCGAGGGAGAGGGCGAAGTCGACTACCAGTGA
- a CDS encoding DUF7522 family protein yields the protein MEADPDIVGNEFAESLEAACRTTVGDSLRSITYFTPESFAQVYLRSDLDSDADLAGFVEHETDGFRAKRAYRGSELGDYAFTIRAFENGYLTRVTVDGHGVFVTTDGLTMRRSEDVASALQTVLSEREVPQRA from the coding sequence ATGGAGGCCGACCCTGACATCGTCGGAAACGAGTTCGCAGAGTCTCTGGAAGCAGCCTGTCGGACGACAGTCGGCGACAGTCTCCGCAGCATCACCTACTTTACACCCGAATCGTTCGCGCAGGTGTACCTCCGCTCGGACCTCGATTCGGACGCCGACCTGGCGGGGTTCGTCGAACACGAAACAGACGGCTTTCGGGCGAAGCGAGCGTACCGCGGTTCCGAACTCGGCGACTACGCGTTCACGATCCGGGCGTTCGAAAACGGCTACCTGACCCGCGTGACCGTCGACGGACACGGCGTGTTCGTCACGACGGACGGACTGACGATGCGACGGTCCGAGGACGTGGCGTCGGCGCTACAGACGGTGTTGTCGGAACGGGAGGTCCCCCAGAGAGCGTAG
- the nuoL gene encoding NADH-quinone oxidoreductase subunit L → MAGILDFTPAIVLLPFVSFLVALFVGNRLPKGGALAGIAATAGSLVLSLATFFAVSQGQTIDTTIYTWATGAQDALTLTFGILIDPLSAMMLVIVTLIAFLVHVFSLGYMNDEGETGLPRYYAGLGLFTASMLGFVVADNLLMAFMFFELVGLCSFLLIGFWFREPGPPSAAKKAFLVTRFGDYFFLVGVVAVFATFGTAQFAGEGAFPVLAEEVLAGNAEANTFGFAPQTWFTIVGLLVLGGVVGKSAQFPLHTWLPDAMEGPTPVSALIHAATMVAAGVYLVARMYGFYAVSPTALAIIALVGGFTALFAATMAVVKREIKQVLAYSTISQYGYMMLGLGAGGYVAATFHLMTHAFFKALLFLGAGSVIIAMHHNEDMWDMGGLKDRMPVTYYTFLAGSLALAGIFPFAGFWSKDEVLYETLIHGLGGSPILLAAYAMGLLAVFFTGFYTFRMVFLTFHGEPRTETARNPHGVHWNVKGPLAVLGVLAATAGVVNMVPVEKLLGIHGIDFLHQWLDGSYSALNAHHYGEILPYSSSYIGGETTTVALGAAVSLGLALAGAGLAYALYNVPEPVEHTDKLGGIKTVLFNNYYQDEYQVWLATGVTQPVSRAADKFDNGVVDGVVNGVSSVSLFSGSRVRRVQTGVVSNYAALITLALTALLLGFGILGGWFV, encoded by the coding sequence ATGGCAGGAATACTCGATTTCACTCCGGCAATCGTCTTGTTGCCGTTCGTCTCGTTCCTCGTCGCCCTCTTCGTAGGCAATCGGTTGCCCAAGGGCGGCGCGCTGGCGGGCATCGCGGCGACCGCGGGTTCGCTCGTGCTGTCGCTCGCGACGTTCTTCGCCGTCAGTCAGGGACAGACGATCGACACGACCATCTACACGTGGGCCACCGGCGCGCAGGACGCGCTGACGCTCACGTTCGGCATCCTCATCGACCCGCTCTCGGCGATGATGCTCGTCATCGTGACGCTCATCGCCTTTTTGGTCCACGTCTTCAGTCTCGGATACATGAACGACGAGGGCGAGACGGGCCTCCCGCGCTACTACGCCGGGCTCGGCCTGTTCACCGCATCCATGCTCGGGTTCGTCGTCGCCGACAACCTGCTCATGGCGTTCATGTTCTTCGAGCTGGTGGGGCTGTGTTCGTTCCTGCTCATCGGCTTTTGGTTCCGCGAGCCGGGACCGCCGAGCGCCGCGAAGAAGGCGTTCTTGGTCACCCGCTTCGGTGACTACTTCTTCCTCGTCGGCGTCGTCGCGGTGTTCGCGACGTTCGGTACCGCGCAGTTCGCGGGCGAGGGCGCGTTCCCCGTGCTCGCAGAGGAAGTACTCGCCGGCAACGCCGAGGCCAACACGTTCGGCTTCGCGCCGCAGACGTGGTTCACCATCGTCGGACTGCTGGTTCTCGGCGGCGTCGTCGGGAAGTCCGCGCAGTTCCCCCTCCACACGTGGCTTCCGGACGCCATGGAGGGTCCGACGCCCGTCTCCGCGCTCATCCACGCCGCGACGATGGTGGCGGCCGGCGTCTACCTCGTCGCGCGGATGTACGGCTTCTACGCGGTTTCACCGACGGCACTCGCGATAATCGCGCTCGTCGGCGGCTTCACCGCGCTGTTCGCGGCGACGATGGCCGTCGTCAAACGCGAGATAAAGCAGGTGCTCGCGTACTCGACCATCTCGCAGTACGGATACATGATGCTCGGACTCGGGGCGGGCGGCTACGTCGCCGCGACGTTCCACCTCATGACCCACGCCTTCTTCAAGGCGCTCTTGTTCCTCGGCGCGGGGTCGGTCATCATCGCGATGCACCACAACGAGGACATGTGGGACATGGGCGGTCTGAAAGACCGAATGCCCGTCACGTACTACACGTTCCTCGCCGGTTCGCTGGCTCTGGCGGGCATCTTCCCGTTCGCCGGCTTCTGGTCGAAAGACGAGGTGCTGTACGAGACGCTCATCCACGGACTGGGCGGCAGTCCGATACTTTTGGCCGCGTACGCGATGGGCCTGCTCGCCGTCTTCTTCACCGGGTTCTACACGTTCCGGATGGTGTTTCTCACCTTCCACGGCGAACCCCGGACGGAAACGGCTCGCAACCCGCACGGCGTCCACTGGAACGTGAAGGGACCGCTCGCCGTACTCGGCGTCCTCGCCGCGACGGCCGGCGTCGTCAACATGGTCCCGGTCGAGAAACTGCTCGGCATCCACGGAATCGACTTCCTCCACCAGTGGCTCGACGGGAGCTATAGCGCGCTGAACGCGCACCACTACGGAGAGATACTCCCGTACAGTTCCTCGTACATCGGCGGCGAGACGACGACGGTGGCGCTCGGCGCTGCCGTCTCGCTCGGACTCGCCCTCGCGGGTGCTGGTCTGGCGTACGCGCTGTACAACGTCCCCGAGCCGGTCGAACACACCGACAAGCTCGGCGGCATCAAGACCGTGCTGTTCAACAACTACTACCAAGACGAGTACCAAGTCTGGCTGGCCACCGGCGTGACGCAACCCGTCTCGCGCGCTGCGGACAAGTTCGACAACGGCGTCGTCGACGGCGTCGTAAACGGCGTCTCCAGCGTCAGCCTGTTTTCGGGTAGTCGCGTCCGGCGGGTCCAGACGGGGGTCGTGAGCAACTACGCCGCGCTCATCACCCTCGCTCTGACGGCGTTACTTCTCGGATTCGGTATCCTCGGAGGGTGGTTCGTATGA
- a CDS encoding complex I subunit 1/NuoH family protein, which yields MSATVLLQSGGGGGGGGNGPVLLPETIANALGLSGLLGDVVGGLIGAFLIANIMLAMTAVAGPWAKRKITAAFTDRIAVDRIGPFGLLIIVADAVRLLSKELIVPEGVDRPAWDMAPIIVPFSALLGFAVIPMGNGIQLADPETGLVFAFAASSIASLGLVMGGYASNNKYSLLGGLRAVAQNIAYEIPLIVTAASVVIFTGTLRTSEIVAVQTEPLLTVAGVTIPQWFAFVNPFAFALFMLANLAEIGRNPFDIPEAPTEIVAGYQTEYSSVYFVLFYLGEFIHIFLGGALVALLFLGGPAGPVLPGIVWFIIKIWAFFLFTQWARSAIPRLRIDQLMEIGWKGMLVLAFANLVLTAIIVGVLA from the coding sequence ATGTCGGCGACGGTGCTACTCCAGAGCGGAGGCGGAGGTGGAGGCGGCGGGAACGGCCCCGTTCTCCTCCCCGAGACGATAGCGAACGCGCTCGGACTGTCGGGTCTGCTCGGCGACGTCGTCGGCGGACTCATCGGGGCGTTCCTCATCGCGAACATCATGCTCGCGATGACGGCCGTCGCCGGCCCGTGGGCGAAGCGGAAGATAACCGCCGCCTTCACCGACCGCATCGCGGTCGACCGCATCGGTCCGTTCGGCCTCCTCATCATCGTGGCCGACGCCGTCCGATTGCTCTCGAAAGAGCTCATCGTCCCCGAGGGCGTCGACCGCCCGGCGTGGGACATGGCACCGATAATCGTTCCGTTCTCGGCGCTCTTGGGCTTCGCCGTCATCCCGATGGGCAACGGCATCCAACTGGCCGACCCGGAGACGGGGCTGGTGTTCGCCTTCGCGGCGTCCTCTATCGCGTCGCTCGGTCTCGTGATGGGTGGCTACGCGTCGAACAACAAGTACTCGCTTCTCGGCGGTCTCCGCGCCGTCGCACAGAACATCGCGTACGAGATTCCGCTCATCGTCACGGCGGCGTCCGTGGTCATCTTCACCGGCACGCTCCGGACGAGCGAAATCGTCGCCGTCCAGACGGAGCCGCTTTTGACCGTCGCGGGCGTGACGATTCCGCAGTGGTTCGCGTTCGTCAACCCGTTCGCCTTTGCGCTGTTCATGCTCGCGAACCTCGCGGAAATCGGGCGGAACCCGTTCGACATCCCGGAGGCACCGACGGAGATTGTCGCCGGATACCAGACCGAGTACTCCTCGGTCTACTTCGTGCTGTTCTACCTCGGGGAGTTCATCCACATCTTCCTCGGCGGCGCACTCGTCGCCTTGCTGTTCCTCGGCGGTCCCGCGGGACCGGTCCTGCCGGGCATCGTCTGGTTCATCATCAAGATATGGGCGTTCTTCCTGTTCACGCAGTGGGCGCGGTCGGCGATTCCGCGCCTCCGAATCGACCAACTCATGGAAATCGGCTGGAAGGGGATGCTCGTACTCGCCTTCGCTAACCTGGTTCTCACGGCCATCATCGTGGGGGTGCTCGCATGA
- a CDS encoding NADH-quinone oxidoreductase subunit J gives MVYETIAFALFALVTVGCSLGVVLVRDIWHSALLLGGALLSVAVHYVMLQAEFLAAMQILVYVGGVLILITFAVMLTRTEAEVSRT, from the coding sequence ATGGTTTATGAAACCATCGCGTTCGCGCTGTTCGCCCTCGTCACCGTGGGCTGCAGCCTGGGCGTCGTCCTCGTGCGGGACATCTGGCACTCCGCACTCTTGCTCGGGGGCGCGCTCTTGAGCGTCGCGGTGCATTACGTGATGCTGCAGGCCGAGTTCCTCGCAGCCATGCAGATTCTCGTCTACGTGGGCGGGGTCCTCATTCTCATCACGTTCGCCGTGATGCTGACGCGAACCGAAGCGGAGGTGAGTCGTACATGA
- a CDS encoding NADH-quinone oxidoreductase subunit N, with translation MSASALALQSSLPDWAATAPAIILALAGLALLLVDSLRSSREGGVSNALLAGIATAGSLSAFAVAGWFLLSGTGQPQTGGAITLYGDAIVVDGMSLFFTLIFTVVAAMVSVASYDYIGDKSTRGEYYSLVMFAATGMTLMSMANSLATVFVSLELASLPSFALVAFLKTDRGSIEAGLKYFLIGALSSAVFAFGISLVYAATGSLLLGDIASSVGDTPFVGVLGIGVLMLIGGFSYKTASVPFHFWAPEAYEGAPAPISAFLSSASKAAGFAVAFRVFVEAFPLGQIPAGVDWVLAFQVLAVVTMTLGNFAAATQENVKRMLAYSSIGHAGYALIGLAALSVGGPNANVLGASMAHLMVYGFMNTGAFLFIAMVEHWGVGRTFEDYNGLSTRAPMACLAMTVFMFSLAGLPPFGGFLSKYALFLSAIEAGFWWLAAFGAVNSALSLYYYSRVVKAMWIEDPKEGLELGTKPVGLYAAVIFAAVGTLLLLPAFAPVIETAQTVAAALF, from the coding sequence ATGTCCGCAAGTGCGCTCGCGCTTCAGAGCTCGCTTCCGGACTGGGCGGCGACCGCTCCGGCGATCATACTGGCGCTCGCGGGACTCGCGTTGCTCCTCGTCGATAGCCTCAGGTCCAGCCGAGAGGGCGGCGTGAGCAACGCGCTCCTGGCCGGCATCGCGACGGCGGGGTCGCTTTCGGCGTTCGCCGTCGCGGGCTGGTTCCTCCTCTCGGGGACGGGACAGCCCCAGACGGGCGGCGCGATAACGCTGTACGGCGACGCTATCGTCGTCGACGGGATGAGCCTCTTTTTCACGCTCATCTTCACCGTCGTCGCCGCGATGGTCTCCGTCGCGAGTTACGACTACATCGGCGACAAGTCGACCCGCGGCGAGTACTACTCGCTCGTGATGTTCGCCGCCACCGGCATGACGCTCATGTCGATGGCGAACTCGCTCGCGACGGTGTTCGTCAGCCTCGAACTCGCCTCGCTCCCCTCGTTCGCCCTCGTGGCGTTCCTGAAGACGGACCGCGGGAGCATCGAGGCGGGGCTGAAGTACTTCCTCATCGGCGCGCTCTCGTCTGCGGTGTTCGCGTTCGGCATCAGTCTCGTCTACGCGGCGACGGGGTCGCTCCTCTTGGGCGATATCGCCTCTTCGGTCGGTGACACGCCGTTCGTCGGCGTCCTCGGCATCGGCGTGCTGATGCTCATCGGCGGGTTCTCGTACAAGACGGCCTCCGTGCCCTTCCACTTCTGGGCACCCGAGGCGTACGAGGGTGCGCCCGCGCCCATCTCGGCGTTCCTCTCGTCGGCGTCGAAGGCGGCCGGTTTCGCCGTCGCCTTCCGCGTCTTCGTAGAGGCGTTCCCGCTGGGACAGATTCCCGCGGGCGTCGATTGGGTGCTCGCGTTCCAGGTTCTCGCCGTCGTCACGATGACGCTCGGGAACTTCGCCGCGGCGACCCAAGAGAACGTAAAGCGGATGCTCGCGTACTCCTCTATCGGGCACGCGGGCTACGCGCTTATCGGCCTCGCCGCGCTTTCCGTCGGCGGGCCGAACGCGAACGTCCTCGGTGCGTCGATGGCGCACCTGATGGTCTACGGCTTCATGAACACCGGCGCGTTCCTGTTCATCGCGATGGTCGAACATTGGGGCGTCGGCCGCACGTTCGAGGATTACAACGGCCTCTCGACGCGCGCGCCGATGGCCTGCCTCGCGATGACCGTGTTCATGTTCAGCCTCGCGGGCCTCCCGCCGTTCGGCGGCTTCCTCTCGAAGTACGCCCTGTTCCTGTCGGCCATAGAGGCCGGGTTCTGGTGGCTCGCCGCCTTCGGCGCGGTAAACAGCGCACTGTCGCTGTACTACTACAGTCGCGTCGTCAAGGCGATGTGGATAGAAGACCCGAAGGAGGGGCTCGAACTCGGAACGAAGCCCGTCGGCCTGTACGCGGCCGTCATCTTCGCCGCCGTCGGTACCCTCCTGCTTTTGCCGGCGTTCGCACCCGTCATCGAGACGGCACAGACCGTCGCCGCGGCTCTCTTCTGA
- a CDS encoding NADH-quinone oxidoreductase subunit D, translating into MSLERKRDAESVETVPTTGDEIADLLGDLVVDREEHVNAPGFVIRPDDVQEVLFKLRDEAGFDHLSSLTAEEYEDRYESIYHLTSYDDRMREVSVVVPASKDDPRSQTASPVFDTANWHEREAYDLVGIQYDGHPDMRRILLPETWQGHPLSMDYDQDRPQIVTLKEHANPLEEDHRGEDGNTMYLNIGPHHPATHGVLHVKTVLDGEQIADVEPDIGYLHRCEEQLCQNGTYRHQIMPYPDRWDYASAGLLNEWAYARVAEDMADIDVPEYAQVIRTMSAELCRIASHMLAVGTFALDIYGDFTAIFMYAMRDREKVQNILEDLTGQRMMFNYFRLGGVVWDLPEPRDEFFENIRDFLDDLPTALEEYHDLISSNEILQMRTVGTGVLPEEVAKSYGATGPVARGSGVDYDLRRDDPYGYYEELDWNVVTEDGGDNYSRLLVRMREVEESAKIIEQCVDLLEDWPEEERDIQANVPRTLRPDDDKEIYRAVEGAKGELGIYMRSDGTEKPARFKIRSPCFSNLQTLPEMSTGEYIPDMVASLGSLDIILGEVDR; encoded by the coding sequence ATGAGTCTGGAACGGAAGCGAGACGCGGAATCCGTCGAGACGGTCCCGACCACCGGCGACGAAATCGCCGACCTGCTCGGGGACCTCGTCGTCGACCGGGAGGAACACGTCAACGCGCCGGGCTTCGTCATCCGGCCCGACGACGTACAGGAGGTCCTGTTCAAACTCCGCGACGAGGCCGGGTTCGACCACCTCTCTTCTCTCACCGCCGAGGAATACGAGGACCGCTACGAGTCTATCTACCACCTCACGAGCTACGACGACCGGATGCGAGAGGTCAGCGTCGTCGTTCCCGCCTCGAAGGACGACCCGCGGAGCCAGACCGCCTCGCCGGTGTTCGACACCGCGAACTGGCACGAACGAGAGGCGTACGACCTCGTCGGTATCCAGTACGACGGGCATCCCGACATGCGGCGCATCCTCCTGCCCGAGACGTGGCAGGGTCACCCGCTGTCGATGGACTACGACCAAGACCGCCCGCAGATAGTCACGCTCAAAGAACACGCGAACCCCCTCGAAGAGGACCACCGCGGCGAGGACGGCAACACGATGTATCTCAACATCGGGCCGCACCACCCGGCGACCCACGGCGTCCTCCACGTCAAGACGGTTCTGGACGGCGAGCAGATAGCCGACGTCGAACCCGACATCGGCTACCTCCACCGCTGCGAGGAGCAGCTCTGTCAGAACGGGACCTACCGGCACCAGATCATGCCGTACCCCGACCGCTGGGACTACGCGTCGGCCGGACTGCTCAACGAGTGGGCGTACGCGCGCGTCGCGGAGGATATGGCGGACATCGACGTGCCGGAGTACGCGCAGGTCATCCGAACGATGAGCGCGGAACTCTGCCGAATCGCCTCTCACATGCTCGCGGTGGGGACGTTCGCGCTGGACATCTACGGCGACTTCACCGCCATCTTCATGTACGCCATGCGGGACCGCGAGAAGGTGCAGAACATCTTAGAGGACCTCACCGGTCAGCGGATGATGTTCAACTACTTCCGCCTCGGCGGCGTCGTCTGGGACCTTCCGGAACCCCGCGACGAGTTCTTCGAGAACATCCGCGACTTCCTCGACGACCTGCCGACGGCCCTCGAGGAGTACCACGACCTGATCTCCTCGAACGAGATTCTGCAGATGCGCACCGTCGGGACGGGCGTCCTCCCCGAAGAGGTCGCAAAGTCCTACGGCGCGACCGGTCCGGTCGCCCGCGGGTCGGGCGTCGACTACGACCTGCGACGCGACGACCCCTACGGCTACTACGAGGAACTCGACTGGAACGTCGTCACGGAGGACGGCGGCGACAACTACTCGCGCCTCCTCGTGCGCATGCGCGAAGTCGAAGAGTCCGCGAAGATAATCGAGCAGTGCGTCGACCTGCTCGAAGACTGGCCCGAAGAAGAGCGCGACATCCAAGCGAACGTCCCGCGGACGCTCCGCCCGGACGACGACAAGGAGATATACCGGGCCGTCGAGGGCGCGAAGGGCGAACTCGGCATCTACATGCGCTCCGACGGCACGGAAAAGCCCGCTCGGTTCAAGATTCGCAGTCCGTGCTTCTCGAACCTCCAGACGCTACCGGAGATGTCCACCGGCGAGTACATCCCGGACATGGTCGCCAGCCTCGGTAGCCTCGACATCATCCTCGGCGAGGTGGACCGCTGA
- a CDS encoding complex I subunit 4 family protein — MIIEALIAVTFVAALVVFVAPRQHAGELAAVLSLLPVVGSLYMWSQFDATGNALLGGSAAFETQVTWLTLGGLDLNWYVGVDGISLPLIVLTTVLTTLAIISAWTPITSRQSQFYGLMLFMEANLLGVFTALDFFVWFVFWEAVLVPMYFLIGVWGGPRRKYAAIKFFVYTNIASLVMFIGFIALVFGLGDSVSSLGLPEISQALRAGELGGYGTLDAATLKLVAFVAMFLGFAVKVPVAPLHTWLPDAHVEAPTPVSVMLAGVLLKMGTYALLRFNFTMMPDVAQALVVPIAVIAVVSVIYGAILALAQQDLKRIVAYSSVSSMGYVILGLVAYTTYGVGGATFQMVAHGLISGLMFMTVGVIYNTTHTRMVGDMSGIADRMPVTSGIFVAGAFGYMGLPLMAGFAAEFFIFQGSFQSTVHSAMPLFTAAAMFGIVIVAGYLLFAMQRTLFGPFRFDGDYEITEAAFHDVAPLAVLLVLVIVLGVAPDIFFEMIQKAVNPILETGGGV; from the coding sequence ATGATAATCGAAGCGCTCATCGCAGTCACGTTCGTCGCCGCGTTGGTCGTGTTCGTCGCACCGCGACAACACGCCGGCGAGTTGGCGGCCGTGCTCAGTCTGCTCCCCGTCGTCGGGAGCCTCTACATGTGGTCACAGTTCGACGCGACCGGAAACGCCTTACTCGGCGGCTCCGCCGCGTTCGAGACGCAGGTCACCTGGCTCACGCTGGGCGGACTCGACTTGAACTGGTACGTCGGCGTCGACGGCATCAGTCTCCCGCTCATCGTCCTCACGACGGTGCTCACGACGCTGGCGATAATCAGCGCGTGGACGCCCATCACGTCCCGGCAGTCCCAGTTCTACGGACTGATGCTGTTCATGGAAGCGAACCTGCTCGGCGTGTTCACCGCGCTCGACTTCTTCGTGTGGTTCGTCTTCTGGGAGGCCGTGTTGGTCCCGATGTACTTCCTCATCGGCGTCTGGGGCGGCCCGCGCCGGAAGTACGCCGCGATCAAGTTCTTCGTCTACACGAACATCGCGTCGCTCGTGATGTTCATCGGCTTCATCGCTCTGGTGTTCGGGCTGGGCGACTCCGTCAGTTCGCTCGGCTTGCCCGAGATATCACAGGCGTTACGCGCCGGCGAACTCGGCGGCTACGGCACGTTGGACGCCGCGACGCTGAAACTCGTCGCCTTCGTGGCGATGTTCCTCGGCTTCGCGGTGAAGGTGCCCGTCGCACCGCTTCACACGTGGCTTCCGGACGCTCACGTCGAAGCGCCGACGCCGGTGTCGGTGATGCTCGCGGGCGTCCTCCTGAAGATGGGGACGTACGCGCTGCTTCGGTTCAACTTCACGATGATGCCCGACGTGGCGCAGGCACTCGTCGTGCCAATCGCGGTCATCGCCGTCGTCAGCGTCATCTACGGCGCGATACTGGCGCTGGCTCAGCAGGACCTAAAGCGCATCGTCGCGTACTCCTCCGTCTCGTCGATGGGGTACGTCATCCTCGGACTCGTCGCGTACACGACGTACGGCGTCGGCGGCGCGACGTTCCAGATGGTCGCACACGGCCTCATCTCGGGGCTGATGTTCATGACCGTCGGCGTCATCTACAACACCACGCACACGCGCATGGTGGGCGACATGTCCGGCATCGCAGACCGGATGCCCGTCACCTCGGGTATCTTCGTGGCCGGCGCGTTCGGCTACATGGGACTGCCGCTGATGGCTGGCTTCGCCGCGGAGTTCTTCATCTTCCAGGGCTCCTTCCAGTCGACGGTCCACTCCGCGATGCCGCTCTTTACGGCGGCGGCGATGTTCGGCATCGTCATCGTCGCGGGCTACCTGCTGTTTGCGATGCAGCGGACGCTGTTCGGCCCGTTCCGGTTCGACGGCGACTACGAGATAACGGAGGCTGCGTTCCACGACGTGGCTCCGCTCGCGGTGCTTCTCGTCCTCGTCATCGTCCTGGGCGTGGCCCCCGACATCTTCTTCGAGATGATTCAAAAAGCAGTTAATCCGATCCTCGAGACGGGAGGTGGCGTCTGA
- a CDS encoding proton-conducting membrane transporter, whose protein sequence is MTTKPELKLGSHLVPGLAAVALFVVMAAVFVTAAFPDPQGFADGANITASIGYAMFNLGFGDVAGESFLVAFILMGITLDVALDGALHLAKHEGDEGQTETVLLADGGRRLKNKLFDEGGDD, encoded by the coding sequence ATGACAACTAAACCCGAACTGAAACTGGGCTCGCATCTGGTGCCCGGTCTGGCCGCTGTTGCACTGTTCGTCGTGATGGCTGCCGTGTTCGTCACGGCCGCGTTCCCCGACCCGCAGGGCTTTGCGGACGGGGCGAACATCACGGCCAGCATCGGCTACGCGATGTTCAACCTCGGATTCGGAGACGTGGCCGGTGAGAGCTTCCTCGTCGCGTTCATCCTCATGGGGATAACGCTCGACGTGGCTCTCGACGGCGCTCTCCACCTCGCGAAACACGAGGGAGACGAGGGACAGACGGAGACGGTTCTCTTGGCCGACGGCGGTCGCAGACTGAAGAACAAGCTGTTCGACGAGGGGGGAGACGACTGA
- the nuoK gene encoding NADH-quinone oxidoreductase subunit NuoK: MVPPQYYLLLSAALFCIGLFGILTRRNALLLLMSVELMLNAANINLVAFSFVWGNVTGQTFALFTMALAAAEVAIGLGIVLVLYRNFDGVDVTDATTMRW, translated from the coding sequence ATGGTTCCGCCGCAGTACTACCTGCTCTTGTCGGCCGCGCTCTTCTGTATCGGCCTGTTCGGCATCCTGACGCGGCGCAACGCGCTGCTGTTACTGATGTCGGTCGAACTGATGTTGAACGCCGCGAACATCAACCTCGTCGCGTTCTCCTTCGTCTGGGGGAACGTCACGGGACAGACGTTCGCGCTGTTCACGATGGCGCTCGCCGCCGCCGAAGTCGCGATCGGGCTGGGCATCGTCCTCGTCCTCTATCGCAACTTCGACGGCGTCGACGTCACCGACGCGACGACGATGAGGTGGTAA